One window of the bacterium genome contains the following:
- a CDS encoding Ig-like domain-containing protein encodes MNVVGTGTNTKLVTVAQLEERVRIFGTTDGVSFDEWERFDAPGAIHDALPANLAVDTIYTARAFAGTSPANTRRWVKSGGMWSEDATWPGSPWVMTLSLHQPTNTLYGIVWDMAQGVPPVTEGIRAWNATTGVQIDSLNIGESGSSTRGCFISNIQEGNTVDVAPDSANVTVGQTKQLFATANLARKLYFTVCGGVGYGRIDLGANVTGPVWSSNNYAVATVDATGLVTAISVGVCTVSATYTRDGVPFTDSAVITVVATSAPLVRDAGVPAKVHRVEPVGELTAPRAIRTWELFH; translated from the coding sequence GTGAACGTTGTCGGTACCGGTACAAATACGAAACTTGTTACAGTAGCACAGTTGGAAGAACGGGTACGGATTTTTGGCACGACAGATGGCGTTTCGTTTGATGAATGGGAACGGTTCGATGCACCGGGTGCAATACACGATGCGTTACCAGCGAATTTGGCGGTTGATACCATTTATACCGCTCGAGCGTTTGCTGGTACTTCGCCAGCGAATACGCGTCGTTGGGTTAAAAGTGGTGGAATGTGGAGTGAAGATGCAACCTGGCCGGGGTCTCCTTGGGTGATGACACTCTCGTTACATCAGCCGACAAATACTCTCTACGGAATTGTTTGGGATATGGCGCAAGGGGTACCGCCGGTAACTGAAGGGATTCGGGCTTGGAATGCGACAACCGGAGTCCAAATCGATTCGTTAAATATCGGAGAAAGTGGTTCTTCTACTCGCGGATGTTTTATTTCGAACATTCAGGAAGGGAATACGGTAGATGTAGCTCCTGATTCCGCTAATGTTACTGTCGGACAGACAAAACAGCTTTTTGCCACAGCGAATTTAGCACGAAAACTCTATTTTACGGTTTGCGGTGGAGTAGGGTATGGCCGAATAGATTTAGGAGCGAATGTAACCGGACCGGTTTGGTCGAGTAATAATTACGCAGTAGCCACTGTAGATGCAACCGGATTGGTTACGGCGATTTCTGTTGGCGTTTGCACAGTTTCTGCTACCTATACTCGCGATGGAGTTCCGTTTACTGATTCTGCAGTGATAACCGTGGTCGCGACTTCTGCGCCGTTAGTGCGTGATGCGGGAGTACCTGCGAAAGTTCATCGCGTTGAACCCGTCGGTGAATTAACCGCACCGCGAGCGATTCGGACTTGGGAATTGTTTCATTAA